The genome window CGAATCTGGTTGATGAAGACCACGATCGTGCGCGAGCGCGAGATGCTGGAGGTGAGCTTGCGCAGCGCCTGCGACATCAGCCGCGCCTGCAAGCCCATCTGCGGGTCGCCCATCTCGCCTTCAATCTCGGCGCGCGGCACCAGCGCGGCCACCGAGTCGACCACCAGCACGTCAATGGCGCCGCTGCGCACCAGGGTTTCGGCGATTTCGAGTGCCTGCTCGCCGTGATCGGGCTGAGAGATGAGCAAGTCCTCGGTCTTGACGCCCAGCTTCTTGGCGTAGACTACATCGAGGGCATGCTCGGCGTCGATGAAAGCGCAGATACCGCCGTCGCGCTGGGCTTGCGCGATCACCTGCAGGGCCAGCGTGGTCTTGCCCGACGATTCCGGGCCGTAGATCTCAACTACGCGGCCGCGCGGCAAGCCGCCGACGCCCAGCGCCAGGTCCAACCCGAGCGAGCCGGTGGACACCACCGGGATGTCGCGCGCCAGGGCCTCGGCGCCGAGCTTCATGATCGCGCCTTTGCCGAACTGCTTCTCGATCTGGCTGACGGCCAAATCGAGCGCGCGTTCACGGTTGGGGTCTCGTTCGCGGGGGCTATCCAATGCCATGATCTGCTCCTCTTGTACTGGCAGCGAGTCGTCTTGTCCATAGTGCGGTATAGACCGCGCCACCGGCTCGTAAGTCGCTGCGGTAAACCGTGATGCAGTCAACCGGGCTGACACCGAAGTCGTCGTTCCAGTGTTGTTTCAACATCTCTTCCAGCGCGGGCCAGCCGCGGGGGCTGTTGATGCGGCCAAGGGTCACGTGGGCGTGAAAGGGCCGAGCCTCGGCGGCGAAGCCGAGCGGCACCAGTGCGTTCTCGACCGCGCGGGCGAGCACCGCCAACTGCGCGGCCTCGATCCCCACCCAGCACACGCGCGGGCGCTTGAGCGATGGAAACGCCCCGAGGCCGCGAACGTGGGCGGCAAACTCCGGTACCGCCGCAGCGACCTGAGCAACCGCCTCGCCCACCGCCTCGAGGCGCTCGGCCGCCACCGCACCGAGAAACTTCAGCGTCGCGTGTAGCCCGTCGTCGCGCACCCAGCGCACGTCGGCGCGGGTACGCGCCAGCTCGGCCTTAAGCTGCACCAGCCCCAAGCGAACTTGGGGCACTAAATCGACCGCGACAAAGGCTCGGATGTGAGCAGGTTCCGACATCTTGGCGACTTGTGGTGCGCGCAGCGTATTATGGCTCGCCCACCGAAGTCCACCCCGGTAGAGCGTGACCTAATCCGGCGCTTTCGACGAACGGTGCCCACCTGGAGACGGCGTGCCCTCACCCCGACCTGCTGCCGCCGCGCTATACCCCAGCTGGCTGAGGGCAGCCCAGCTCCCCAGCCCGCGGCCGGTCTTCGGAGATCGTTGCGCGCAGCTTGCTCTTGGCCTCGGATCAGGGTTGTCACGCCTACGTTGACATGTCCATGGATGTCCAGTATCCAGCGGCGGCGACCGTAGCTGGGGATAAATGCAACTGACTGTCCGTGATGTCTCCGGCCTGCTGAAGGTCTCCGAGAAAACCATCTATCGCTGGATCAGTCAGGGGATTCTGCCCGCCTACCGGGTCAATGACCAGTATCGCTTCAACCGCGCCGAGCTGCTCGAATGGGCAACCTCGCGCAAGATGAACGTCTCCCCGGATCTGTTCGCGGAGCCGGAAAGCCACGCCACGCCGCTGCCGGGCTTGGTCGAGGCGCTGCAGGCCGGCGGGATATTTTACCGCGTCGACGGCGGCGATAAGGAGTCGGTGCTGCGGGCGGTGGTCGAGCACATGCGCTTGCCCGAAGAGGTCGATCGGGAGTTCCTGCTGCGCGTGCTGTTGGCGCGCGAGGCGTTGCAATCCACCGGCATCGGTGACGGCATTGCCATTCCGCACGTGCGCAATCCGATCGTGCTGCACGTGTTGCGGCCGATGATCGCGCTCTGTTTCCTAGAGCGGCCGGTGGAGTTCGGCGCCCTCGACGGTAAGCCGGTGTTCGCGCTGTTCTCGCTCATCAGCCCGACCGTGCGCGCGCACCTGCGCTTGCTGTCGCGCTTGTCGTTCGCGCTCAACGACGCCGGGTTCAAGGAGGCCATCCTCCGGCAAGCTTCCCGGGACGAGATCGTCACCCAGGCCCGCCGGGTCGAGGCCGCGCTGGAATCGGCCGGGCTTGCGCCCAAGCCGTAGTGATTTGCCGAGCGATCGCGCCAAGGCAGAGGCCAAGATGTTCGCCAAGATGTTCGAGCAGATGAGCCGGTGTAGCGGTTGTGCGCGGCGGGCACGGCGGCCGGGCGCACGGGCGTGAGAGGTTGCGCTGCGATGGAGCTGTTGCTGTTAGCCATCGGGCTGCTGGTTGTGAGCGCGGTGGCGGCCTTGTCGTGCCAGCGATGGGCGCGCTGGTGCAGCGGACTGGGCAGCGGCGGTGTCGTGGTGGCCGCCGCGCTCGGCCTGGTGCCGGCGATGCGCGTGCTGCTGGGGGCGCCGAATGAGCGCCTGCGGCTGGCGTGGAGCGTGCCCTACGGCGCCTTCTTCGTCGAGCTCGACGCCCTCTCGGCGTTCTTTGTGATCCCGATTCTGGTCTTGTCTGCGCTCGCCGCGGTGTACGGCGCCGGATACCTGCAAGCCTACGGTGACAAGAAGGCCCTTGGGGTGACGTGGTTCTTCTTCAACCTGCTGGTGGCGAGCATGGCGCTGGTCGTGCTCGCCCGCAACGGCGTGCTCTTCCTCATGGCCTGGGAGGCCATGGCGCTGGCGTCGTTCTTCCTGGTGGTTTTTCGCGAAGATGAGCGGGAGAGCGCCCGCGACGCGGGCTGGAGATATCTGGTGGCCACGCATCTCGGCACCGCTTTCCTGCTGGCGCTGTTCGTCTTGCTCGGGCACGGCAACGCCGTGCTCGACTTCGATCATTTCACCACCGCGGCGGCGGCGCCGGGAGTGCTGTTTGTGCTGGCGCTGGCCGGCTTCGGGGCCAAAGCCGGCTTCGTTCCGCTGCACGTCTGGCTGCCGCACGCGCATCCGGCGGCGCCCAGCCACGTTTCGGCGTTGATGTCGGGAGTGATGATCAAGACCGGTATTTACGGCTTGCTGCGCTGCTTGACGTTGCTCGGGCCGCCGCCGCCGTGGTGGGGCTGGGCGCTGGTGGTGATCGGGATCACTTCCGGGATCGGCGGCGTGCTGTTCGCCATCGCGCAACATGATCTCAAGCGCCTGCTGGCTTACAGCAGCGTGGAGAACATCGGCATCATCACCTTGGGGCTCGGGGTGGGAGTACTGGGAGTGAG of Deltaproteobacteria bacterium contains these proteins:
- a CDS encoding PTS sugar transporter subunit IIA, which translates into the protein MQLTVRDVSGLLKVSEKTIYRWISQGILPAYRVNDQYRFNRAELLEWATSRKMNVSPDLFAEPESHATPLPGLVEALQAGGIFYRVDGGDKESVLRAVVEHMRLPEEVDREFLLRVLLAREALQSTGIGDGIAIPHVRNPIVLHVLRPMIALCFLERPVEFGALDGKPVFALFSLISPTVRAHLRLLSRLSFALNDAGFKEAILRQASRDEIVTQARRVEAALESAGLAPKP
- the recA gene encoding recombinase RecA; this translates as MALDSPRERDPNRERALDLAVSQIEKQFGKGAIMKLGAEALARDIPVVSTGSLGLDLALGVGGLPRGRVVEIYGPESSGKTTLALQVIAQAQRDGGICAFIDAEHALDVVYAKKLGVKTEDLLISQPDHGEQALEIAETLVRSGAIDVLVVDSVAALVPRAEIEGEMGDPQMGLQARLMSQALRKLTSSISRSRTIVVFINQIRMKIGVMFGNPETTTGGNALKFYASCRLDIRRIGAIKQGDEVIGSRTKVRVVKNKVAPPFKEAEFDIMYGTGISREGELVDLGAEYGVIEKSGAWYAFDGDRIGQGRENTKEFLRDHADMARAIEQKVRAHFGLAAPGAEAARPDGPAAEKPEAKRGAKAS
- the thpR gene encoding RNA 2',3'-cyclic phosphodiesterase, whose product is MSEPAHIRAFVAVDLVPQVRLGLVQLKAELARTRADVRWVRDDGLHATLKFLGAVAAERLEAVGEAVAQVAAAVPEFAAHVRGLGAFPSLKRPRVCWVGIEAAQLAVLARAVENALVPLGFAAEARPFHAHVTLGRINSPRGWPALEEMLKQHWNDDFGVSPVDCITVYRSDLRAGGAVYTALWTRRLAASTRGADHGIG